The proteins below come from a single Rosa rugosa chromosome 2, drRosRugo1.1, whole genome shotgun sequence genomic window:
- the LOC133729777 gene encoding G-type lectin S-receptor-like serine/threonine-protein kinase At4g27290 isoform X1, with the protein MGYPLLLAFCYILLSSNSLISIAVDTLRANQVFTTGQTLVSSGQRFELGFFNPGTSKNSFLGVWYKNILPLTVVWVANRNNPIIPGSSPASLSLGSSGFSISTKESLIVWSVNVSVVLNSPILQLLDNGNLILRDESAADAEGYVIWQSFDYITDTLLPEMKLGWNLVAGLNRNMTSWVSSSDPSTGEFTFSLDRPDQAPQLVVRKGSEKLNRWGPWDGVRFSGSEELQPNPVWTPIFNISSEEVYYTFQDIDKSTLTRFVMNQDGSAEYFTWRASNNQWGGVVTLKQSSCDGYGICGPYGSCVSKGPSCECLKGFAPKSPQEWQILTWTGGCVRRWDLDCKNADGFVRYKGLKLPDNSFLFATRSLSLKECEAECLKNCSCMAYTRIDVLARGGDCVMWFDELVDMRNYPDEGDEIYIRMARKELESIADAKKKRRVKVVVTIVMSSLSGMLFFGVVVCIINQNRKTKRRAESRENPYQVHREEMQEEDLELPILDFDTISTATEEFSIANKIGEGGFGSVYKGVLPSGQEIAVKRLSVHSGQGLQEFKNEVVLIAKLQHRNLVKLLGCCIEREEKMLIYEYLPNKSLDRFLFDRRRKEVLTWRKRFDIVMGIARGLLYLHQDSRLRIIHRDLKASNILLDSEMKSKISDFGTARIFGGEQTEQMTRRVIGTYGYMSPEYAMSGHFSVKSDVFSFGVLVLEIISGRKNSGFHHPEHDLNLLGHAWNLWNEGNPLQLLDAHIEKSSSVNEVTRCIQVALLCVQQRMDDRPTMSTVLLMLSNENYLMPQPKEPGFITELLPMGDTSSSGKYLHTANELTVTIQDGR; encoded by the exons ATGGGCTACCCTCTATTGCTAGCTTTCTGTTACATTTTGCTGTCTTCAAACTCACTAATTTCAATTGCAGTAGATACTTTGAGGGCAAACCAGGTCTTTACAACTGGTCAGACATTGGTATCTTCAGGCCAAAGGTTTGAGCTTGGGTTCTTCAACCCAGGAACCTCAAAAAATAGCTTCTTGGGTGTTTGGTACAAGAATATTCTCCCTCTCACTGTGGTTTGGGTGGCCAACAGAAACAACCCTATTATTCCTGGTTCTTCTCCAGCAAGTTTATCTCTAGGCTCTTCGGGGTTTTCGATTTCCACTAAAGAGTCTTTGATTGTGTGGTCTGTGAATGTCTCTGTGGTCTTAAATAGTCCCATATTGCAGCTCTTGGACAATGGCAATCTGATCTTGAGAGATGAAAGCGCTGCAGATGCAGAGGGGTATGTGATTTGGCAGAGTTTTGATTACATAACAGATACTTTGTTGCCGGAAATGAAGCTTGGCTGGAATTTGGTCGCAGGTTTAAACCGGAATATGACATCATGGGTGTCCTCCAGTGACCCCTCTACCGGAGAATTTACTTTCAGTCTGGACAGGCCTGATCAAGCACCTCAGTTGGTGGTTAGGAAAGGGTCTGAGAAGCTAAATAGATGGGGGCCTTGGGATGGAGTCAGATTCAGTGGTAGCGAGGAGCTTCAGCCCAATCCGGTATGGACTCCAATTTTCAATATAAGCAGTGAAGAGGTCTATTACACATTTCAAGATATAGACAAATCTACTTTAACAAGGTTTGTGATGAATCAAGATGGCTCGGCTGAATATTTTACTTGGAGAGCAAGTAACAATCAGTGGGGTGGGGTGGTGACACTTAAACAGAGCAGTTGTGATGGGTATGGGATTTGTGGTCCTTATGGAAGTTGTGTCTCCAAAGGTCCTAGTTGCGAGTGTTTGAAAGGATTTGCTCCCAAGTCACCACAGGAATGGCAGATACTCACTTGGACTGGAGGCTGTGTGAGAAGATGGGACTTGGATTGTAAGAATGCAGATGGATTTGTTAGGTACAAGGGATTGAAGTTGCCGGATAACTCATTCCTGTTTGCAACCAGGAGTTTGAGCCTCAAGGAATGTGAGGCAGAGTGTTTGAAGAACTGTTCTTGTATGGCTTATACTAGGATTGATGTTCTTGCAAGAGGGGGAGACTGTGTTATGTGGTTTGATGAATTGGTTGATATGAGAAACTATCCGGATGAAGGGGACGAGATTTATATTCGAATGGCAAGAAAAGAACTAG AGTCCATTGCTGATGCTAAGAAGAAAAGGCGAGTGAAAGTGGTTGTCACCATTGTCATGTCATCACTCAGTGGGATGCTTTTTTTTGGTGTTGTTGTCTGCATCATTAATCAGAATAGGAAGACAAAGAGGAGAG CTGAAAGCAGAGAAAATCCATATCAAGTACACAGGGAAGAAATGCAGGAAGAGGACCTCGAGTTACCTATCTTGGATTTTGATACTATTTCTACTGCTACTGAGGAGTTCTCTATAGCAAATAAAATTGGAGAGGGTGGCTTTGGTAGTGTATACAAG GGTGTATTACCTTCTGGGCAAGAAATTGCAGTGAAGAGACTGTCAGTGCATTCTGGACAGGGCCTCCAAGAATTCAAGAATGAGGTTGTCTTGATTGCAAAGCTTCAACACCGGAATCTTGTGAAGCTCTTGGGATGCTGTattgaaagagaagaaaaaatgcTAATTTACGAGTACCTTCCCAACAAGAGCTTGGACCGATTCCTATTTG ATAGAAGACGAAAAGAAGTATTGACCTGGAGGAAACGTTTTGACATTGTTATGGGAATTGCGCGAGGACTACTGTATCTTCATCAAGACTCCAGGCTGAGAATTATCCATAGAGATCTCAAAGCAAGCAACATTTTACTAGACAGTGAGATGAAGTCGAAGATTTCTGACTTTGGAACCGCAAGAATTTTTGGGGGAGAACAAACAGAACAAATGACCAGGAGAGTGATTGGAACATA TGGTTATATGTCTCCGGAATATGCTATGAGTGGACACTTCTCTGTGAAATCAGATGTATTCAGCTTCGGTGTGTTGGTCTTGGAGATAATAAGTGGCAGAAAGAATTCAGGATTTCATCACCCTGAGCATGACCTCAATCTTCTAGGACAT GCATGGAATCTGTGGAATGAAGGAAATCCATTGCAACTGCTGGACGCCCATATAGAGAAATCTTCTTCTGTCAATGAAGTGACAAGATGTATTCAAGTAGCCCTTCTGTGTGTGCAGCAACGGATGGATGATAGACCGACTATGTCAACTGTTTTATTAATGTTGTCTAATGAGAATTATTTGATGCCCCAACCGAAAGAACCTGGTTTTATTACTGAACTTCTTCCCATGGGAGATACATCATCAAGTGGAAAGTATCTTCATACTGCTAATGAGTTAACTGTCACAATTCAAGATGGACGGTAA
- the LOC133729777 gene encoding G-type lectin S-receptor-like serine/threonine-protein kinase At4g27290 isoform X2 produces MKALQMQRGLNRNMTSWVSSSDPSTGEFTFSLDRPDQAPQLVVRKGSEKLNRWGPWDGVRFSGSEELQPNPVWTPIFNISSEEVYYTFQDIDKSTLTRFVMNQDGSAEYFTWRASNNQWGGVVTLKQSSCDGYGICGPYGSCVSKGPSCECLKGFAPKSPQEWQILTWTGGCVRRWDLDCKNADGFVRYKGLKLPDNSFLFATRSLSLKECEAECLKNCSCMAYTRIDVLARGGDCVMWFDELVDMRNYPDEGDEIYIRMARKELESIADAKKKRRVKVVVTIVMSSLSGMLFFGVVVCIINQNRKTKRRAESRENPYQVHREEMQEEDLELPILDFDTISTATEEFSIANKIGEGGFGSVYKGVLPSGQEIAVKRLSVHSGQGLQEFKNEVVLIAKLQHRNLVKLLGCCIEREEKMLIYEYLPNKSLDRFLFDRRRKEVLTWRKRFDIVMGIARGLLYLHQDSRLRIIHRDLKASNILLDSEMKSKISDFGTARIFGGEQTEQMTRRVIGTYGYMSPEYAMSGHFSVKSDVFSFGVLVLEIISGRKNSGFHHPEHDLNLLGHAWNLWNEGNPLQLLDAHIEKSSSVNEVTRCIQVALLCVQQRMDDRPTMSTVLLMLSNENYLMPQPKEPGFITELLPMGDTSSSGKYLHTANELTVTIQDGR; encoded by the exons ATGAAAGCGCTGCAGATGCAGAGGG GTTTAAACCGGAATATGACATCATGGGTGTCCTCCAGTGACCCCTCTACCGGAGAATTTACTTTCAGTCTGGACAGGCCTGATCAAGCACCTCAGTTGGTGGTTAGGAAAGGGTCTGAGAAGCTAAATAGATGGGGGCCTTGGGATGGAGTCAGATTCAGTGGTAGCGAGGAGCTTCAGCCCAATCCGGTATGGACTCCAATTTTCAATATAAGCAGTGAAGAGGTCTATTACACATTTCAAGATATAGACAAATCTACTTTAACAAGGTTTGTGATGAATCAAGATGGCTCGGCTGAATATTTTACTTGGAGAGCAAGTAACAATCAGTGGGGTGGGGTGGTGACACTTAAACAGAGCAGTTGTGATGGGTATGGGATTTGTGGTCCTTATGGAAGTTGTGTCTCCAAAGGTCCTAGTTGCGAGTGTTTGAAAGGATTTGCTCCCAAGTCACCACAGGAATGGCAGATACTCACTTGGACTGGAGGCTGTGTGAGAAGATGGGACTTGGATTGTAAGAATGCAGATGGATTTGTTAGGTACAAGGGATTGAAGTTGCCGGATAACTCATTCCTGTTTGCAACCAGGAGTTTGAGCCTCAAGGAATGTGAGGCAGAGTGTTTGAAGAACTGTTCTTGTATGGCTTATACTAGGATTGATGTTCTTGCAAGAGGGGGAGACTGTGTTATGTGGTTTGATGAATTGGTTGATATGAGAAACTATCCGGATGAAGGGGACGAGATTTATATTCGAATGGCAAGAAAAGAACTAG AGTCCATTGCTGATGCTAAGAAGAAAAGGCGAGTGAAAGTGGTTGTCACCATTGTCATGTCATCACTCAGTGGGATGCTTTTTTTTGGTGTTGTTGTCTGCATCATTAATCAGAATAGGAAGACAAAGAGGAGAG CTGAAAGCAGAGAAAATCCATATCAAGTACACAGGGAAGAAATGCAGGAAGAGGACCTCGAGTTACCTATCTTGGATTTTGATACTATTTCTACTGCTACTGAGGAGTTCTCTATAGCAAATAAAATTGGAGAGGGTGGCTTTGGTAGTGTATACAAG GGTGTATTACCTTCTGGGCAAGAAATTGCAGTGAAGAGACTGTCAGTGCATTCTGGACAGGGCCTCCAAGAATTCAAGAATGAGGTTGTCTTGATTGCAAAGCTTCAACACCGGAATCTTGTGAAGCTCTTGGGATGCTGTattgaaagagaagaaaaaatgcTAATTTACGAGTACCTTCCCAACAAGAGCTTGGACCGATTCCTATTTG ATAGAAGACGAAAAGAAGTATTGACCTGGAGGAAACGTTTTGACATTGTTATGGGAATTGCGCGAGGACTACTGTATCTTCATCAAGACTCCAGGCTGAGAATTATCCATAGAGATCTCAAAGCAAGCAACATTTTACTAGACAGTGAGATGAAGTCGAAGATTTCTGACTTTGGAACCGCAAGAATTTTTGGGGGAGAACAAACAGAACAAATGACCAGGAGAGTGATTGGAACATA TGGTTATATGTCTCCGGAATATGCTATGAGTGGACACTTCTCTGTGAAATCAGATGTATTCAGCTTCGGTGTGTTGGTCTTGGAGATAATAAGTGGCAGAAAGAATTCAGGATTTCATCACCCTGAGCATGACCTCAATCTTCTAGGACAT GCATGGAATCTGTGGAATGAAGGAAATCCATTGCAACTGCTGGACGCCCATATAGAGAAATCTTCTTCTGTCAATGAAGTGACAAGATGTATTCAAGTAGCCCTTCTGTGTGTGCAGCAACGGATGGATGATAGACCGACTATGTCAACTGTTTTATTAATGTTGTCTAATGAGAATTATTTGATGCCCCAACCGAAAGAACCTGGTTTTATTACTGAACTTCTTCCCATGGGAGATACATCATCAAGTGGAAAGTATCTTCATACTGCTAATGAGTTAACTGTCACAATTCAAGATGGACGGTAA